One genomic segment of Mastomys coucha isolate ucsf_1 unplaced genomic scaffold, UCSF_Mcou_1 pScaffold22, whole genome shotgun sequence includes these proteins:
- the Rab3a gene encoding ras-related protein Rab-3A, which yields MASATDSRYGQKESSDQNFDYMFKILIIGNSSVGKTSFLFRYADDSFTPAFVSTVGIDFKVKTIYRNDKRIKLQIWDTAGQERYRTITTAYYRGAMGFILMYDITNEESFNAVQDWSTQIKTYSWDNAQVLLVGNKCDMEDERVVSSERGRQLADHLGFEFFEASAKDNINVKQTFERLVDVICEKMSESLDTADPAVTGAKQGPQLTDQQAPPHQDCAC from the exons ATGGCGTCGGCCACAGACTCTCGCTATGGGCAGAAAGAGTCCTCAGACCAGAACTTCGACTATATGTTCAAGATCCTGATCATCGGTAACAGCAGCGTGGGCAAAACCTCGTTCCTCTTCCGCTACGCAGACGACTCCTTCACTCCGGCCTTCGTCAGCACCGTTGGCATAGACTTCAAGGTCAAAACCATCTACCGCAACGACAAGAGGATCAAGCTGCAGATCTGG GACACAGCAGGGCAAGAGCGGTACCGCACCATCACCACCGCCTATTATCGTGGTGCCATGGGCTTCATCCTGATGTATGACATCACCAATGAGGAGTCCTTCAATGCAGTGCAGGACTG GTCCACTCAGATCAAAACTTATTCATGGGACAATGCCCAGGTGCTGCTGGTGGGGAACAAGTGTGACATGGAAGACGAGCGAGTGGTGTCCTCGGAACGCGGCCGGCAGCTGGCTGACCACCTGG GCTTTGAGTTCTTTGAGGCCAGCGCCAAGGACAACATTAACGTCAAGCAGACCTTTGAACGTCTGGTGGACGTGATTTGTGAGAAGATGTCAGAGTCCCTGGATACTGCAGACCCTGCAGTCACGGGTGCCAAGCAGGGCCCACAGCTCACCGACCAGCAGGCACCACCTCATCAGGATTgtgcctgctga
- the Mpv17l2 gene encoding mpv17-like protein 2 isoform X2, which translates to MAPGGLHWARKALAAGRPLFQGRALLVTNTLGCGVLMAAGDGARQAWEVRARPGQRFSARRSASMFAVGCSMGPFLHFWYLWLDRLLPASGLRSLPSVLKKVLVDQTVASPVLGVWYFLGLGTLEGQTLEESCQELRAKFWDFYKADWCVWPAAQLVNFLFIPSHFRVTYINGLTLGWDTYLSYLKYWAPEPLQTPGCAD; encoded by the exons ATGGCTCCGGGAGGCTTGCACTGGGCTCGCAAGGCGCTGGCTGCGGGGCGCCCGCTGTTCCAGGGCCGCGCGCTGCTCGTAACCAACACGCTGGGCTGCGGCGTGCTCATGGCCGCGGGCGACGGCGCGCGACAGGCCTGGGAAGTGCGCGCGCGGCCTGGGCAGAGATTCAGCGCGCGGCGCTCAG CCAGCATGTTCGCGGTGGGCTGCAGCATGGGACCCTTCCTGCACTTCTGGTACCTGTGGTTGGACCGCCTCCTCCCCGCGTCGGGCCTACGAAGCCTCCCGAGTGTGTTGAAGAAGGTGTTAGTGGATCAAACGGTGGCATCTCCCGTACTGGGCGTCTGGTACTTCCTGG GCCTTGGCACCCTGGAAGGTCAGACACTAGAGGAGAGCTGCCAGGAACTGCGGGCCAAATTCTGGGACTTCTACAAG GCTGACTGGTGTGTGTGGCCAGCTGCCCAGCTGGTGAACTTCCTCTTCATCCCTTCTCATTTCCGAGTCACCTATATCAATGGACTGACACTGGGCTGGGACACATACCTGTCCTATCTGAAGTACTGG GCCCCTGAACCCCTTCAGACTCCGGGCTGTGCAGACTGA
- the Mpv17l2 gene encoding mpv17-like protein 2 isoform X1: MAPGGLHWARKALAAGRPLFQGRALLVTNTLGCGVLMAAGDGARQAWEVRARPGQRFSARRSASMFAVGCSMGPFLHFWYLWLDRLLPASGLRSLPSVLKKVLVDQTVASPVLGVWYFLGLGTLEGQTLEESCQELRAKFWDFYKADWCVWPAAQLVNFLFIPSHFRVTYINGLTLGWDTYLSYLKYWVSSTPWSWGGRGFQPVPV, encoded by the exons ATGGCTCCGGGAGGCTTGCACTGGGCTCGCAAGGCGCTGGCTGCGGGGCGCCCGCTGTTCCAGGGCCGCGCGCTGCTCGTAACCAACACGCTGGGCTGCGGCGTGCTCATGGCCGCGGGCGACGGCGCGCGACAGGCCTGGGAAGTGCGCGCGCGGCCTGGGCAGAGATTCAGCGCGCGGCGCTCAG CCAGCATGTTCGCGGTGGGCTGCAGCATGGGACCCTTCCTGCACTTCTGGTACCTGTGGTTGGACCGCCTCCTCCCCGCGTCGGGCCTACGAAGCCTCCCGAGTGTGTTGAAGAAGGTGTTAGTGGATCAAACGGTGGCATCTCCCGTACTGGGCGTCTGGTACTTCCTGG GCCTTGGCACCCTGGAAGGTCAGACACTAGAGGAGAGCTGCCAGGAACTGCGGGCCAAATTCTGGGACTTCTACAAG GCTGACTGGTGTGTGTGGCCAGCTGCCCAGCTGGTGAACTTCCTCTTCATCCCTTCTCATTTCCGAGTCACCTATATCAATGGACTGACACTGGGCTGGGACACATACCTGTCCTATCTGAAGTACTGGGTGAGCTCAACCCCATGGAGTTGGGGAGGGCGTGGGTTCCAGCCTGTGCCTGTGTGA
- the Ifi30 gene encoding gamma-interferon-inducible lysosomal thiol reductase, which translates to MSWSPLLPFLSLLLLFPLEVPRAASASIPQVSSEGAATCKAHDLCLLGPRPVPPSPPVRVSLYYESLCGACRYFLVRNLFPTWLMVMEIMNITLVPYGNAQERNVNGTWEFTCQHGELECRLNKVEACLLDKLEKDVGFLTVVCLEEMEDMEKKLEPCLQMYAPEVSPESIMECATGKQGTQLMHENAQLTDALYPPHEYVPWVLVNEKPLKDPSQLLSLVCQLYQGTEKPDICSSIAKSPRKVCYK; encoded by the exons ATGTCCTGGTCTCCGCTCCTACCATTCTTGTCCCTTCTTCTGCTGTTCCCACTCGAGGTTCCCAGAGCTGCCTCTGCGTCCATTCCGCAAGTATCCTCCGAGGGCGCAGCCACCTGCAAG GCCCACGACCTGTGCCTCTTGGGGCCACGCCCGGTGCCTCCTTCGCCACCTGTCAGAGTCAGCCTCTATTATGAGTCCCTGTGTGGAGCTTGTCGCTACTTCCTCGTCCGAAATTTGTTCCCAACCTGGCTGATGGTTATGGAAATCATGAACATCACCCTGGTGCCCTACGGGAACGCACAG GAGAGAAATGTCAACGGCACATGGGAGTTCACGTGCCAGCACGGGGAGCTGGAGTGTAGACTGAACAAGGTGGAG GCCTGTCTGCTGGATAAGCTGGAAAAGGATGTGGGGTTCCTAACTGTTGTCTGTTTGGAGGAGATGGAGGATATGGAGAAGAAACTGGAACCG TGCCTGCAGATGTATGCTCCAGAGGTGTCACCGGAAAGCATCATGGAGTGTGCCACCGGAAAACAGGGCACACAGCTCATGCACGAGAACGCCCAGCTCACAGATGCCCTATACCCACCCCATGAGTATGTGCCCTGGGTGCTGGTTAATGAG AAACCTTTGAAGGACCCCAGCCAGCTCCTGAGCTTAGTCTGTCAGCTGTACCAG GGAACGGAGAAGCCAGACATCTGCTCCTCCATTGCCAAGTCTCCCAGGAAGGTCTGCTATAAGTGA